One Angustibacter sp. Root456 genomic window carries:
- the rdgB gene encoding RdgB/HAM1 family non-canonical purine NTP pyrophosphatase, which produces MSAPDGARLVLATHNPHKVVELREILADVVAERGLSIDLDRAVVGVDAFEGIEDVVENGATFAANALLKAHSVCTVTGLPALADDSGLAVDILGGSPGIFSARWSGRTDLDRQAKDRANVELLLAQLSDVLDEHRGAGFVCAAALVTPDGTELVEHGEVRGTLERSPRGQNGFGYDPILRVDETRTLAEYTNAEKHAISHRGKALRAIAPHVVDLLAKD; this is translated from the coding sequence GTGAGCGCCCCCGACGGCGCGCGCCTGGTCCTGGCCACCCACAACCCGCACAAGGTCGTCGAGCTGCGCGAGATCCTCGCCGACGTGGTCGCCGAACGGGGGCTGTCGATCGACCTCGACCGCGCCGTCGTCGGTGTCGACGCGTTCGAGGGCATCGAGGACGTCGTCGAGAACGGCGCGACGTTCGCGGCCAACGCGCTGCTGAAGGCGCACTCGGTCTGCACCGTGACGGGCCTGCCCGCCCTGGCGGACGACTCCGGCCTGGCCGTCGACATCCTCGGCGGCTCGCCCGGCATCTTCTCGGCCCGCTGGAGCGGCCGAACCGATCTCGACCGGCAAGCCAAGGACCGCGCCAACGTCGAGCTCCTGCTGGCCCAGCTGAGCGACGTCCTCGACGAGCACCGGGGCGCCGGGTTCGTCTGCGCCGCAGCGCTCGTGACCCCGGACGGCACCGAGCTGGTCGAGCACGGCGAGGTGCGAGGCACGCTCGAGCGCTCCCCGCGCGGCCAGAACGGCTTCGGCTACGACCCGATCCTGCGGGTCGACGAGACGCGCACGCTGGCGGAGTACACGAACGCCGAGAAGCACGCGATCAGCCACCGCGGGAAGGCGTTGCGGGCCATCGCCCCGCACGTCGTCGACCTGCTCGCGAAGGACTGA
- a CDS encoding 5'-nucleotidase C-terminal domain-containing protein produces MGTTDLHGSALNWDYFKDAEYDDGKHEDIGLAKISTLVQAVRATADHHPLLLDAGDTIQGTPLAYYYAKIDPITQGHVHPMAAAMNRIGYDAAALGNHEFNYGIPLLRAFQDQLKFPLLGANAVDATTGHPAFPPFAIKRVRVGDDEYVKVGILGLTNPGIAIWDKANVEGKLKFPGLVEQASYWVPKIRKMGVDVLVVAAHSGADTSSSYGDALPYPENASTLVAQQVPGIDAILVGHAHQEIVERFVTNDRTGQQVVLTEPIKWGMRLSVIEIDLKRHGNRWRVVGRHSQVLKSNEVNADPAIVSLIQKDHETVRTYVNSVVAQNATAMSAATSRYEDTAAMDFINQVQGETVKAALAGTPQEGLPVLSIAAPFNPAASIPAGDVTIRDVAGMYIYDNTLLGITLTGAQVKEYLEYSARYFKPQTSAGPVAAADVTGAVTPNAPNGTPDYNYDIMGGIDARLTYKIDLGQAVGSRIVDLAYGGSAIDPAQTFVIAINNYRQSGGGNFPNVTTAPVVYNRQLEIRQLLIDWASAKGTIDSSTFSTVDWALYYGSTPLQITS; encoded by the coding sequence ATGGGCACCACCGACCTGCACGGCAGCGCCCTGAACTGGGACTACTTCAAGGACGCCGAGTACGACGACGGCAAGCACGAGGACATCGGCCTGGCCAAGATCTCGACGCTCGTGCAGGCCGTGCGGGCGACCGCCGACCACCACCCGCTGCTGCTCGACGCGGGCGACACCATCCAGGGCACCCCGCTCGCGTACTACTACGCGAAGATCGACCCCATCACGCAGGGCCACGTGCACCCGATGGCCGCGGCGATGAACCGCATCGGCTACGACGCCGCCGCCCTGGGCAACCACGAGTTCAACTACGGCATCCCGCTCCTGCGCGCCTTCCAGGACCAGCTGAAGTTCCCGCTGCTCGGCGCGAACGCGGTCGACGCCACCACCGGTCACCCGGCGTTCCCGCCGTTCGCCATCAAGCGCGTCCGCGTGGGCGACGACGAGTACGTCAAGGTCGGCATCCTGGGTCTCACCAACCCCGGCATCGCCATCTGGGACAAGGCGAACGTCGAGGGCAAGCTGAAGTTCCCCGGCCTCGTCGAACAGGCGTCGTACTGGGTGCCGAAGATCCGCAAGATGGGTGTCGACGTCCTCGTCGTCGCGGCGCACTCGGGAGCCGACACCTCCTCGTCCTACGGCGACGCGCTGCCCTACCCGGAGAACGCCTCGACGCTCGTGGCCCAGCAGGTGCCCGGCATCGACGCGATCCTCGTCGGCCACGCCCACCAGGAGATCGTCGAGCGGTTCGTCACGAACGACAGGACCGGACAGCAGGTGGTGCTCACCGAGCCCATCAAGTGGGGCATGCGGCTCAGTGTCATCGAGATCGACCTCAAGCGGCACGGCAACCGCTGGCGCGTCGTGGGCCGCCACTCGCAGGTGCTCAAGAGCAACGAGGTCAACGCCGACCCGGCGATCGTGTCGCTGATCCAGAAGGACCACGAGACGGTGCGCACGTACGTGAACTCCGTGGTGGCGCAGAACGCCACCGCGATGTCGGCGGCCACCTCGCGCTACGAGGACACCGCGGCGATGGACTTCATCAACCAGGTGCAGGGTGAGACCGTCAAGGCCGCGCTCGCGGGCACGCCGCAGGAGGGGCTGCCGGTGCTGTCGATCGCGGCGCCGTTCAACCCGGCGGCGTCCATCCCGGCCGGTGACGTGACGATCCGCGACGTCGCTGGCATGTACATCTACGACAACACGCTGCTCGGCATCACCCTCACCGGTGCGCAGGTCAAGGAGTACCTCGAGTACTCGGCGCGGTACTTCAAGCCGCAGACCAGCGCCGGCCCGGTGGCGGCGGCCGACGTCACGGGCGCCGTGACGCCGAACGCGCCGAACGGCACGCCCGACTACAACTACGACATCATGGGCGGCATCGACGCGCGGCTGACGTACAAGATCGACCTCGGCCAGGCGGTGGGCTCGCGAATCGTCGACCTGGCGTACGGCGGCTCGGCGATCGACCCGGCGCAGACGTTCGTCATCGCGATCAACAACTACCGGCAGTCCGGGGGCGGCAACTTCCCGAACGTCACGACCGCGCCCGTCGTCTACAACCGCCAGCTCGAGATCCGCCAGCTGCTCATCGACTGGGCGTCGGCCAAGGGCACCATCGACTCGTCGACCTTCTCGACGGTCGACTGGGCGCTGTACTACGGGTCCACCCCGCTGCAGATCACGTCCTGA
- the clpS gene encoding ATP-dependent Clp protease adapter ClpS produces the protein MVTSPVELDEPRSAEDADVARPWITLVWNDPVNLMSYVTYVFQSYFGYSRAKAEKLMLDVHQKGRAVVATGDREEQERHVEALQGYGLWATMQKDD, from the coding sequence GTGGTGACGTCGCCGGTCGAGCTGGACGAGCCGCGGTCGGCGGAAGACGCCGACGTCGCGCGCCCGTGGATCACCCTCGTCTGGAACGACCCGGTCAACCTCATGTCGTACGTGACGTACGTGTTCCAGTCGTACTTCGGGTACTCGCGGGCCAAGGCCGAGAAGCTCATGCTCGACGTCCACCAGAAGGGCCGGGCCGTCGTCGCCACCGGTGACCGTGAGGAGCAGGAGCGCCACGTCGAGGCGCTGCAGGGCTACGGTCTGTGGGCCACGATGCAGAAGGACGACTGA
- a CDS encoding nicotinamidase, with amino-acid sequence MTAEALVVVDVQNDFCEGGSLAVAGGSDVAAAIADLMRSGGYRHVVATQDWHVDPGEHFSDQPDFVDTWPRHCTADTHGADLHAAVPHELLDAVFRKGAHAAAYSGFEGTTVQTTADEPDGRRTGLAEWLRERGIESVDVVGIATDHCVRATALDAVTAGFTTRVLLDRTAGVAEQTTGRALDELRAAGVLLEGEPVVRT; translated from the coding sequence ATGACCGCCGAGGCACTCGTCGTCGTCGACGTGCAGAACGACTTCTGCGAAGGCGGCTCGCTGGCCGTGGCGGGTGGCAGCGACGTCGCCGCCGCCATCGCCGACCTGATGCGTTCGGGCGGCTACCGGCACGTCGTCGCCACCCAGGACTGGCACGTCGACCCGGGCGAGCACTTCAGTGACCAACCCGACTTCGTCGACACCTGGCCGAGGCACTGCACGGCCGACACCCACGGTGCCGACCTGCACGCCGCCGTGCCCCACGAGCTGCTGGACGCCGTGTTCCGCAAGGGCGCCCACGCTGCGGCCTACTCCGGCTTCGAGGGCACCACCGTCCAGACCACCGCCGACGAGCCCGACGGACGTCGCACCGGCCTGGCCGAGTGGCTGCGCGAGCGCGGGATCGAGTCGGTCGACGTCGTGGGCATCGCCACCGACCACTGCGTCCGGGCCACGGCGCTCGACGCGGTGACCGCCGGGTTCACCACCCGCGTGCTGCTCGACCGCACGGCGGGCGTGGCCGAGCAGACCACCGGCCGCGCGCTCGACGAGCTGCGCGCGGCCGGTGTGCTGCTCGAGGGCGAGCCCGTCGTCAGGACGTGA
- the rph gene encoding ribonuclease PH, which yields MSTEPLTTDARPDGRGVDELRPVKLTRGWLDHAEGSVLVEFGRTRVLCAASFTAGVPRWRKGSGQGWVTAEYAMLPRATNTRGDRESVKGRIGGRTHEISRLIGRSLRAVIDTKALGENTIVLDCDVLQADGGTRTAAITGAYVALADAVEHARARGLVAATAQPLTGSVAAVSVGIVRDRPVLDLCYDEDVSAGTDMNIVMTGDGRYVEVQGTAEGKAFDRALLDSLLDLGAAGCAELTRLQRAALEESK from the coding sequence ATGTCCACCGAACCCTTGACCACTGACGCGCGCCCGGACGGGCGCGGCGTCGACGAGCTGCGACCGGTGAAGCTGACCCGCGGGTGGCTCGACCACGCCGAGGGCAGCGTGCTCGTGGAGTTCGGCCGCACCCGCGTGCTGTGCGCGGCGTCGTTCACGGCCGGCGTCCCGCGCTGGCGCAAGGGGAGCGGCCAGGGCTGGGTGACGGCCGAGTACGCGATGCTGCCACGGGCCACGAACACCCGCGGCGACCGCGAGTCGGTCAAGGGCCGCATCGGCGGCCGCACGCACGAGATCAGCCGCCTCATCGGGCGCAGCCTGCGCGCCGTGATCGACACGAAGGCGTTGGGCGAGAACACGATCGTGCTCGACTGCGATGTGCTGCAGGCGGACGGCGGCACGCGCACCGCCGCCATCACGGGCGCCTACGTGGCCCTCGCCGACGCCGTCGAGCACGCTCGGGCCCGCGGCCTCGTGGCGGCGACGGCGCAGCCGCTCACGGGCTCGGTGGCGGCGGTGAGCGTCGGCATCGTGCGCGACCGCCCGGTGCTCGACCTCTGCTACGACGAGGACGTCAGCGCGGGCACTGACATGAACATCGTGATGACCGGCGACGGCCGCTACGTCGAGGTGCAGGGCACCGCCGAGGGGAAGGCGTTCGACCGCGCGCTGCTCGACTCGCTGCTCGACCTCGGCGCGGCCGGCTGCGCCGAGCTGACCCGCCTGCAGCGCGCCGCCCTGGAGGAGAGCAAGTGA
- the fahA gene encoding fumarylacetoacetase gives MTAIDLPADSPYGLDHLPYGVFSTAEEAPRVGVRVGDHVLDAAPVAAADGLAISGALAQPTLNAFLAAGRAQWDATREWLVDLLTQDANAELVAPHLLPLDAVTLHLPFEVADYVDFYASEHHATNVGRIFRPDGEALTPNWKHLPIGYHGRAGTVVVSGTDVVRPTGQRKTPADTHPAFGPSIRLDIEAEVGFVVGTPSALASRVDVDDFDEHVFGVVLLNDWSARDIQAWEYVPLGPFLGKSFATSVSAWVTPMAALSAARIPLPEQHPEPLDYLRGNDSSALFGFDLAIEIELNGQVVARPPYRTLYWSPAQMLAHLTVNGASLRTGDLFASGTVSGTERDERGSLLELTWNGSEPIELADGTTRGFLEDGDTVVLRATAPATGGGRLALGEVRGTIQPAR, from the coding sequence ATGACCGCGATCGACCTGCCCGCCGACTCCCCCTACGGCCTCGACCACCTGCCCTACGGCGTCTTCTCCACCGCCGAGGAGGCACCGCGCGTGGGTGTCAGGGTCGGCGACCACGTGCTCGACGCCGCGCCCGTGGCCGCGGCCGACGGGCTCGCGATCTCCGGCGCCCTCGCCCAGCCCACACTGAACGCCTTCCTGGCCGCCGGCCGCGCCCAGTGGGACGCCACACGCGAGTGGCTGGTCGACCTGCTCACCCAGGACGCCAACGCCGAGCTCGTCGCGCCGCACCTGCTGCCGCTCGACGCCGTCACGCTGCACCTGCCGTTCGAGGTCGCCGACTACGTCGACTTCTACGCCAGTGAGCACCACGCCACCAACGTGGGGCGCATCTTCCGGCCTGACGGCGAGGCCCTCACGCCGAACTGGAAGCACCTGCCGATCGGCTACCACGGCCGCGCCGGCACGGTGGTGGTGAGCGGCACAGACGTCGTCCGGCCCACCGGTCAGCGCAAGACCCCCGCCGATACCCACCCGGCGTTCGGCCCGAGCATCCGGCTCGACATCGAGGCCGAGGTCGGCTTCGTCGTCGGCACGCCGTCCGCGTTGGCGTCGCGGGTCGACGTCGACGACTTCGACGAGCACGTGTTCGGCGTGGTGCTGCTCAACGACTGGAGCGCGCGCGACATCCAGGCCTGGGAGTACGTGCCGCTCGGCCCGTTCCTCGGCAAGTCGTTCGCCACGAGCGTGTCGGCGTGGGTCACGCCGATGGCCGCGCTGTCCGCCGCCCGCATCCCGCTGCCCGAGCAGCACCCAGAACCTCTGGACTACCTGCGCGGCAACGACTCCAGCGCCCTCTTCGGCTTCGACCTCGCCATCGAGATCGAGCTCAACGGCCAGGTGGTCGCGCGGCCGCCGTACCGCACGCTCTACTGGTCACCGGCTCAGATGCTCGCGCACCTGACCGTCAACGGCGCCAGCCTGCGCACCGGCGACCTGTTCGCCAGCGGCACCGTGTCAGGCACCGAGCGCGACGAGCGCGGCTCGCTGCTCGAGCTCACCTGGAACGGCAGCGAGCCGATCGAGCTGGCCGACGGCACGACTCGCGGGTTCCTCGAGGACGGCGACACCGTCGTCCTGCGCGCGACGGCGCCCGCCACCGGTGGGGGCCGTCTGGCGCTCGGCGAGGTGCGCGGCACCATCCAACCCGCCCGCTGA
- a CDS encoding DUF2017 domain-containing protein → MAKGFRRTRRGIRARLDDNERGLLAHLLVEVHELLDDDAGPGDDDPLAQLVGIGTAVEPPSDPALARLLPDAHRDDPEAAAEFRRYTESGLRERKRAGLEVARRTLGRDGALLLDDDEARAWVVALTDVRLVLASRMGLEVDEDHERLEALADEQDSDEPGGLGFLLAVYDFLTWLQETLVEALLEPLPDGS, encoded by the coding sequence GTGGCCAAGGGCTTCCGCCGCACGCGGCGTGGCATTCGGGCGCGGCTCGACGACAACGAGCGCGGGCTGCTCGCGCATCTGCTCGTCGAGGTGCACGAGCTGCTGGACGACGACGCGGGCCCGGGCGACGACGACCCGCTGGCCCAGCTCGTCGGCATCGGCACGGCGGTCGAGCCGCCGTCCGACCCCGCACTCGCCCGGCTGCTGCCGGACGCCCACCGCGACGACCCCGAGGCCGCCGCGGAGTTCCGCCGCTACACCGAGAGCGGCCTGCGTGAGCGCAAGCGCGCCGGGCTGGAGGTGGCCCGCCGCACACTGGGCCGCGACGGCGCGCTGCTGCTCGATGACGACGAGGCGCGCGCGTGGGTGGTGGCGCTGACCGACGTCCGGCTCGTGCTCGCCTCGCGGATGGGCCTGGAGGTCGACGAGGACCACGAACGGCTCGAGGCGCTGGCCGACGAGCAGGACTCCGACGAGCCCGGGGGCCTGGGCTTCCTGCTCGCCGTCTACGACTTCCTCACCTGGCTGCAGGAGACGCTCGTCGAGGCGCTCCTGGAGCCCCTGCCCGACGGCTCCTGA
- a CDS encoding nicotinate phosphoribosyltransferase, with the protein MLQAALRSDTAGRRCVFEVFARRLPEGRRYGVVAGTGRLLDAIEAFCFGPAELEQLAGVVDDATLDVLRGWRFTGSIWGYAEGECFFPGSPLLRVESSFAEAVVLETLLLSILNHDCAVAAAASRMTAAAGDRPCIEMGSRRTHERAAVAAARAAYVAGFATTSNLEAGRSYGVPTAGTAAHAFTLLHDDERAAFAAQVDSLGAGTTLLVDTYDVAAAVRTAVEVAGTDLGAVRLDSGDLVVQAFQVRRQLDELGATKTRIIVTSDLDEHAIAALAAAPVDGYGVGTSLVTGSGAPTAGLVYKLVAREGADGELIGVAKHSKDKVSVAGRKWALRRRGPDGIDQAEVVGIGHQPSDDGDDRPLLVELVCDGEVVGREPLAAARERHFASRAALPASALQLSKGEPAIPTVYEQEHP; encoded by the coding sequence ATGCTGCAGGCCGCCCTGCGCAGCGACACGGCCGGACGCCGGTGCGTGTTCGAGGTGTTCGCCCGCCGGCTGCCCGAGGGTCGGCGGTACGGCGTGGTGGCGGGCACCGGCCGGCTGCTCGACGCCATCGAGGCGTTCTGCTTCGGCCCGGCCGAGCTCGAGCAGCTCGCGGGCGTGGTGGACGACGCGACCCTCGACGTGCTGCGCGGCTGGCGGTTCACCGGCTCGATCTGGGGCTACGCCGAGGGCGAGTGCTTCTTCCCCGGCTCGCCGCTGCTGCGCGTCGAGAGTTCGTTCGCCGAGGCCGTGGTGCTCGAGACCCTGCTGCTGAGCATCCTCAACCACGACTGCGCGGTGGCGGCGGCGGCCAGCCGGATGACGGCGGCCGCCGGCGACCGCCCGTGCATCGAGATGGGATCGCGCCGCACCCACGAGCGGGCGGCCGTCGCGGCGGCCCGCGCCGCCTACGTCGCGGGGTTCGCCACCACGAGCAACCTCGAGGCGGGCCGCAGCTACGGCGTCCCCACGGCCGGCACGGCGGCCCACGCCTTCACCCTGCTGCACGACGACGAGCGCGCCGCGTTCGCGGCGCAGGTCGACAGCCTGGGCGCCGGCACGACACTGCTCGTCGACACCTACGACGTCGCGGCCGCCGTCCGCACAGCGGTCGAGGTGGCGGGCACCGACCTGGGTGCCGTGCGCCTGGACTCCGGCGACCTGGTGGTGCAGGCCTTCCAGGTGCGCCGTCAGCTCGACGAGCTCGGCGCCACGAAGACGCGGATCATCGTCACCAGCGATCTCGACGAGCACGCCATCGCGGCGCTGGCCGCAGCGCCCGTCGACGGCTACGGCGTCGGCACGTCGCTGGTCACCGGCTCGGGCGCACCGACGGCGGGCCTGGTCTACAAGCTCGTCGCGCGTGAGGGCGCCGACGGCGAGCTCATCGGCGTCGCGAAGCACAGCAAGGACAAGGTGAGCGTCGCCGGCCGCAAGTGGGCGCTGCGCCGTCGCGGGCCGGACGGCATCGACCAGGCCGAGGTGGTCGGCATCGGCCACCAGCCCTCGGACGACGGCGACGACCGGCCGCTGCTCGTCGAGCTCGTGTGCGACGGCGAGGTCGTCGGCCGCGAGCCGCTGGCCGCGGCCCGTGAGCGCCACTTCGCTTCTCGCGCAGCGCTTCCAGCGTCCGCCCTGCAGCTGTCGAAGGGCGAGCCCGCCATCCCGACCGTCTACGAGCAGGAGCACCCATGA
- a CDS encoding MBL fold metallo-hydrolase has product MRLTVVGCSGSVPGPQSPASCYLVEADGVGADGAPRTWRIALDLGSGALGALQRHLDPMTLDAVLLSHLHADHCLDLCGLYVMLKHSPVGPQPRPRVPVWGPTGTAARLARAYDLSPEPGMNREYEFAEWADAQPVEIGPFTVTPMRVNHPVEAYGVRVEAGGAVLAYTGDTDACEALESLCCNASLMLADAAFIDGRDESKGIHLSGRRAAQAALDAGGVQRLVLTHLPPWNDAAQVVEQAREVWDGPLDVAEPGATYDL; this is encoded by the coding sequence ATGAGGCTCACCGTGGTGGGCTGCTCGGGCTCGGTGCCCGGCCCGCAGTCACCGGCGTCGTGCTACCTCGTCGAGGCCGACGGCGTGGGCGCGGACGGCGCGCCGCGCACCTGGCGCATCGCTCTCGACCTCGGCAGCGGGGCCCTCGGCGCGCTGCAGCGCCACCTCGATCCCATGACGCTGGACGCGGTGCTGCTGTCGCACCTGCACGCCGACCACTGCCTCGACCTGTGCGGCCTGTACGTGATGCTCAAGCACTCGCCGGTCGGCCCGCAGCCGCGTCCCCGCGTGCCGGTGTGGGGGCCGACGGGCACAGCCGCGCGACTCGCTCGGGCCTACGACCTGTCGCCCGAGCCGGGGATGAACCGCGAGTACGAGTTCGCCGAGTGGGCTGACGCCCAGCCGGTGGAGATCGGCCCGTTCACCGTGACGCCGATGCGCGTCAACCACCCGGTCGAGGCGTACGGCGTGCGAGTCGAGGCCGGCGGCGCGGTGCTCGCCTACACCGGTGACACCGACGCCTGCGAGGCGCTGGAGTCGTTGTGCTGCAACGCCTCGCTGATGCTGGCCGACGCGGCGTTCATCGACGGACGCGACGAGTCGAAGGGCATCCACCTGTCCGGACGCCGGGCCGCGCAGGCCGCGCTCGACGCCGGGGGTGTGCAGCGACTGGTGCTCACTCACCTGCCCCCGTGGAACGACGCAGCGCAGGTGGTCGAGCAGGCCCGCGAGGTCTGGGACGGCCCGCTCGACGTCGCCGAGCCGGGTGCGACGTACGACCTCTAG
- a CDS encoding homogentisate 1,2-dioxygenase, which translates to MAYYRSVGEIPPKRHTQFRRPDGGLYSEELMGEEGFSSDSSLLYHRHIPSAMSDARVWDLPDLSTTPNHPLRPFHFKLHDLFPGEAPGQGLDVVRHRRLVLGNGDVRISYAVSDTPSPYYRNAIGDECVYVESGAATVETVFGALEARQGDFVVIPRATVHRWVPQPDAGPLRAYCIEASSHIGPPKRYLSKYGQLLEHSPYCERDLHGPTEPLLVEGPDVEVYTKHRGNGPSGIVGSVVVQTQHPFDVVGWDGCLYPYTFNVSDFEPITGRVHQPPPVHQVFEGWNFVICAFVPRKVDYHPLAVPVPYYHSNVDSDEVMFYVDGDYEARKGSGIGKGSVSLHPGGHSHGPQPGAVEAALGKDYFDELAVMVDTFKPLEMGEGAVASDDGAYAWSWSGGRAAPEGGR; encoded by the coding sequence GTGGCCTACTACCGCAGCGTCGGTGAGATCCCGCCCAAGCGGCACACCCAGTTCCGGCGGCCCGACGGTGGCCTCTACAGCGAGGAGCTCATGGGTGAGGAGGGCTTCTCGTCCGACTCCTCGCTGCTCTACCACCGCCACATCCCGTCGGCCATGAGTGACGCCCGGGTCTGGGATCTGCCCGACCTGTCAACGACGCCCAACCACCCGCTGCGGCCGTTCCACTTCAAGCTCCATGACCTCTTCCCTGGCGAGGCGCCCGGCCAGGGCCTCGACGTCGTGCGACACCGCAGGCTCGTGCTCGGCAACGGCGACGTCCGCATCTCGTACGCAGTGAGCGACACCCCGTCCCCCTACTACCGCAACGCGATCGGTGACGAGTGCGTCTACGTCGAGTCTGGGGCGGCGACGGTCGAGACGGTGTTCGGCGCGCTCGAGGCGCGGCAGGGTGATTTCGTGGTGATCCCGCGCGCCACGGTGCACCGCTGGGTGCCTCAGCCGGACGCCGGTCCGCTGCGCGCCTACTGCATCGAGGCCAGCAGCCACATCGGGCCCCCCAAGCGCTACCTGTCGAAGTACGGCCAGCTGCTCGAGCACAGCCCCTACTGCGAGCGCGACCTGCACGGCCCCACCGAACCGCTGCTCGTCGAGGGGCCGGACGTCGAGGTCTACACCAAGCACCGCGGCAACGGACCGTCCGGCATCGTCGGCAGCGTCGTCGTCCAGACCCAGCACCCGTTCGACGTGGTCGGCTGGGACGGCTGCCTGTACCCCTACACCTTCAACGTGTCCGACTTCGAGCCGATCACCGGCCGCGTGCACCAGCCACCGCCCGTGCACCAGGTGTTCGAGGGCTGGAACTTCGTCATCTGCGCCTTCGTGCCGCGCAAGGTCGACTACCACCCGCTCGCCGTGCCGGTGCCGTACTACCACTCCAACGTCGACAGCGACGAGGTCATGTTCTACGTCGACGGCGACTACGAGGCCCGCAAGGGCAGCGGCATCGGCAAGGGCTCGGTGTCGCTGCACCCCGGTGGCCACAGCCACGGCCCGCAGCCGGGCGCCGTCGAGGCCGCGCTGGGCAAGGACTACTTCGACGAGCTCGCGGTGATGGTCGACACCTTCAAGCCCCTGGAGATGGGCGAAGGCGCCGTCGCCAGTGACGACGGCGCCTACGCCTGGAGCTGGTCCGGAGGCCGTGCGGCCCCCGAGGGCGGTCGTTAG
- a CDS encoding cytochrome c biogenesis protein ResB produces the protein MSLWLILIILGVILAIIGFAGVGQALIWIGVIILVVGLILSFTGRRGRV, from the coding sequence ATGTCGCTCTGGCTGATCCTCATCATCCTCGGCGTGATCCTGGCCATCATCGGGTTCGCCGGCGTGGGTCAGGCGCTGATCTGGATCGGTGTGATCATCCTGGTCGTCGGCCTGATCCTCAGCTTCACGGGTCGCCGCGGCAGGGTCTAA
- the murI gene encoding glutamate racemase, with the protein MADAPIGIFDSGYGGLTVARAVLDQLPHEPVLYLGDTARQPYGPRPIAQVREFALECLDDLVDQGVKLLVIACNSASAAVLSDARERYDVPVVEVIRPAVRRAAAASRVGHVGVICTQATKTSGAYEDAFAAAPHLQVTTQACPRFVQFVEAGVTSGPELLEAAHEYLDPVVAAGVDTLILGCTHYPLLTGVISYVVGDLVTLVSSAEETAKDVYRQLVQHDLLRAAHLPAPQHRFVTTGDPETFAELGRRFLGPEISRAQLLVAAR; encoded by the coding sequence GTGGCAGACGCACCCATCGGCATCTTCGACAGCGGCTACGGCGGGCTGACCGTGGCGCGCGCGGTGCTCGACCAGCTGCCGCACGAGCCGGTGCTCTACCTGGGCGACACCGCGCGCCAGCCGTACGGGCCGCGCCCCATCGCCCAGGTGCGCGAGTTCGCCCTCGAGTGCCTCGACGACCTCGTCGACCAGGGCGTGAAGCTGCTGGTGATCGCGTGCAACTCGGCCAGCGCGGCCGTGCTCAGCGACGCGCGCGAGCGGTACGACGTCCCGGTGGTGGAGGTGATCCGGCCGGCCGTGCGCCGCGCCGCGGCCGCCAGCCGGGTCGGGCACGTCGGGGTGATCTGCACGCAGGCCACCAAGACCTCCGGCGCCTACGAGGACGCCTTCGCCGCCGCGCCGCACCTGCAGGTGACGACGCAGGCCTGCCCGCGGTTCGTGCAGTTCGTCGAGGCCGGCGTCACCTCCGGCCCCGAGCTGCTGGAGGCGGCGCACGAGTACCTCGACCCCGTGGTGGCCGCGGGCGTCGACACCCTGATCCTCGGCTGCACGCACTATCCGCTGCTCACCGGCGTCATCTCCTACGTCGTCGGTGACCTCGTCACCTTGGTGAGCAGCGCGGAGGAGACCGCGAAGGACGTCTACCGCCAGCTGGTGCAGCACGACCTGCTGCGGGCCGCCCACCTGCCCGCGCCGCAGCACCGGTTCGTCACCACCGGCGACCCCGAGACGTTCGCCGAGCTCGGACGCCGGTTCCTCGGCCCCGAGATCTCGCGCGCCCAGCTGCTCGTGGCGGCGCGATGA